From the Leguminivora glycinivorella isolate SPB_JAAS2020 chromosome 21, LegGlyc_1.1, whole genome shotgun sequence genome, the window atcttcggtaaattaaatacctaaatattttcgaaatttgcgatgtgatattttgaccaaacatgtttttgggatataagttttgccattaaaaacgtttgcgaaataaagttttgtctaaataaaatttgactaagtaaaattctgccaaatgataatttgaccaaacaaattcattgcgaaacatacctttgccaaacaataatttgggaaatgaaacttttgcgatatgattattgggaaattaaatttgacgaaacatttttcggcgaaacggcaggacaccttTTACTTTAAATGGACTGACTTTACTGAAAGAAGTGAGTAGATATAAGTGAGGCCTCCTGGTCTCAAGTATCCCTTCCTATTCGGTTtaggtattcacaaaattaCCAGTGTCGCTTCCCCAACCTTTTTGGCATCTACTCATGGCGCGTCAAATCTCATAGGAAAGATCTTAAGGGATTTGCCCACAAACTATGAGATTGCGGGCTTTGAGGATTTAGtagtaagtaaataatataattatatttattgtaaatatagtGTATTGTTAATGAAGGATAATATTATAGACATTCGAATACAATGTATAATGttactgaataaatgaaatgaatgaatgaatgaggaTGCCAGAAATGCTTTCAAAATTGCCTGCCCAGGCAAAAACTTTCCAGACAATCACAAAGGAGTTgggataatatttattgtgatttagCTTACAATACTCTTGTAAACAACTTCACAGGTCCAGAACACGCGAGGCTTTTGGCGGTCGGAGCCCGGGAAGCCGGTTACTGGCTACATGCCCATCCCTCACCAAACACTGGTACTTTCTTGGATCCGACCTCCCTTAGACTGGCATTGGCCTGCGACTTGGGGTTTCAGTGCGTACGCCACACATATGCTCTTGTGGCACGGACGTGGACCGACTGGGACACCATGGATTATCGTGTCAAAAAAGTGCAGGCCGTTTTTCGAGACATTCGTCGCTTaataacatttcatttcatttatttaattcattatccgtcggtcccttgcaaccatcaatgtgcctgctctccttgagccgactggcataatcagagatgatggcaagaggcctgatggagtgttcttggtcccttggagtatgggacgaatgttagtgtgggatgctacctgcgtagacacattggcaccgtctcacctccaacggaccaagataaaagcgggcgcagcggcagaaagtgtcgaaattttgaaacgtaataaatacaaaagtcttggcaaaaaatacctttttgtaccctttggcgtagaaactctaggtccatggggtcccagcgcgaacaagttgttcacagaaatcacgaagcgtctggttgaggtaactggtgaccgaagagctggcgacttccttgcacaacgtatcagcattgcgatacagcgaggaaatgtcgccagtatccttggtacaatacctcaagggcctattttagacattagctagcttttaagtttagtcttagtttcttatacaccgtgtttccggtatcactcaaaacctcagacaccccaactgatttttattttttcaaacgtgTCTAGAgtgttcatcttttaatctgatgattattatttttttaaattgaatttttcattttctgtacagctctactcgacttttaaccctacatctacactcaataaaataattgctagctaccatcataaaccttcaaactatttatttgtgtacgttactgcaacgacataaggtttaacaatagacagctatgtcactgtaaagcacttaagctttgtcacagtaaacttcaaattggacaagtaatcgcagtaagcaaatttaaacctaacattcaaaatgacaaggttgtaatttggttggagttcaatttgttatgacttatgataaacattaaaagTAAACTGACACACAACGTCAaattcgtagcggaaaaaataatcgtccacgTAACCAGCcattattaacactttcgctaaaaaggtatacaaccctACTGtcgatatgcacaatgttgtattacgaattagTAGAATGGGTagctaataatacaaattaaaacaaaaaatattacccccatctaGTAGAAAATGTCGTGCGCCGCGTAAGCCCCaatttcgaaagtgttaatacccctaaatactgaaaaacctatctacccggtatttacaacctctagcaatgtgaTATGCACAATTAGTGGTTGTATTACGAATtagtagaatgggcacgtaaaaaataactaataatacaaattattattagATTATTTAATAGTCGTATTTATACCATAAAGATAAACTTCTGTACTGTGTTgtggtggggttaggggggtaaaatgtatttttttccatGGAAACTACTGAATATCTTTTGGGAACAAAGGCCTcccatttttgtcataaaacatacttTATGAGTTATGAGCCAAaaagagatttttaaaatatttttattcgtctCTTTTAATTTATCAGTTATAATTGTGCATTTTATTATTTCCGTCTGATATTACACATTTTTATAGTTGGAAAGATACACAAAATCTCAAAACCTATGTTCTCAATTTGAATCATTATGTGTAGACTGATTTAAATTAATCTGTTTTAGCCATCGCCGATGTAAAAcgtctgccggatccccggtttgactcgtggtttgacaaattaaaacaaaaaatattacccccatcaagatatagctcaatcgattctactctcgattctgaacaaacggttttcaggtttttagtgttaagtgaaacacggtgtataattatgtaaatatgttcatttaAACATagttccaaaaaaaaaaacaattagttGGCAAAAACGAGTAGATAACAAAAAGTCAACATGACAACAACATACTGTAAGCAAAGTTCGGGATAACGAGAATGAAATCAAACTTTTTGAGTATCTAACAATTTACTTTCAAGCTGTACTCAGTTTGACATGTTTCGGCATTTCACTCGCTTCCCAGTCCACGACGGTCTTATCGCTCCACACGTATTCTCCCCGCAGTGAGTCCGGCGCGTCCAGGGCTAGATACAGAGCTGGTTGTGATCCCTCATCGATGGTCAGCGGGCCCGCGTGAGCCGTCATGTCTGTCGCTACGAAGCCGGGGTGCACGGCGTTCACTTTTATATCTGGACAAAGTGAACAATTAGTTTAATCTGCTTACCCATAAAATCATAAAGACAAaaagggtttgaaaaatgtttacgCATGTTTTATACATATTGTCTTTTTTATGTGGTAggtataaatgtaaaaaaaggagtgacaataaataaacatttgaaTGATAAACTAAAGAACTTAATTTCTTTGTCTCATCAATACCTAGTCCTCGTCGAATTACCACAAAATTTGTAGCGGCATGTTTAATATTTATCTATGAGTCAAATAACCTGTAGATCTACCATGAGCGACGAAAATATAGGTATGACAGTTTAGGTATAGCTTAAATTTTGATAGTGATTCAGTGCTCTTCGGAGCAAGAGACTCCAGTTGAAATTCCGGGATTCAATAAAGCTCGTAGGTGTATTGACAGTGTGTGGAGccttttaagtttattataaaCTCTATGGTTCGGAACGAGCATTCTACTCGCAACTTTTTTATTAGTTCCTCACGTGTCAAAATTTTAGCggcaaaaattcaaaaaaacaaTCTGAACCAGTTTTTATTGCTTGGCAAATCTTCAAAAGATAAGATTATGTATTGCTTTGGATTTATCGGTAAAGGTAAGAGatttgataagtgataaaatcaCAATgataatgtcacagtttcgttttctttcaaccccttatttgccaagagtggcactgaagctttagtagtttcatgtgttctgcctacccctttatgggatacaggcgtgattgtatgtatgtatgtataaaatcaCTGACGCAAATAATGCATCATGCTCGACTCTCATTCAGTTTTTCAACCAAACATTTCACACTTGATCTTATCTATTACATGTGTTAGTAAAttgattattttgtttattttaacttgATTTATTTGCTAAATTTTACGTGCAAAATTATATTAACGTTTTTAGTCCACGTTCTCTGCATTGTAATGTAATGATACCTACTGTTCATATTATCATTGGTCGCCCCTTTAATTTTATATACAAAAATTTTAGGAATGCCTGAAGGACCACGGGTCGGGAGCGGATCTACGCTCTATAGTAAATTCGAATTTTAAAAGAGAAAAATCAGTAATAGAACACTCCAAACTTTACTgcgaatgaggaggcacactgacatccCGCCAGGCGGTGCCTGTGCAACTATCtagcatgtcactgtcattcatatgtgagagagagaaaaaaacatatcttcgcgctctcacgtatgaaattctttatctgtgcaatgcaagtgcaCTGGACTAataggtggcgccatctgtaatAAGTGTGCCTACTCTTACAAAAGCCAAACTCACCTCTATCGTTCAGCATCCTCTGCTGTATCCTTGACAACGCCACCACGCCAACCTTAGACACCGCATATGAAGATTTCCCCCACTTCAAAAGCTGTGCCCCCTGACGCGTCGCATCTACATACTGTGTCATCAATTCACTCAACTCTTCTACCGTCAAATTAGGATCCTTTAATTTATTCCGTATTGTCGAACTAGGTATTTGCGACAAATGTCCCAAATTACTAGAAACATTGATAACTCTTGCCCCATTTTTTAATATGGGAAATAACATTTCACAAGTTGATAATAGAGAGAAATAATTCACAAATAAGGTTCGTTCCGCTTGGACTATAGCTGGCATAGCAGAATCTTTTCTAAAGGCTATCGCTgcgttatttattaaaacatctATCCCGCCATATTTCTTTTGAAGGTAATCACGAAATAATTCCAAGCTCTCTTTTTTAGTGACATCTAACTTATGATAGTTTGGACGGAGACCTTCTTCCTTAAGTTTTCTGACAGCTGCTTTCCCTCTTTGTTCGTTTCTGGATGTGAGATACACATTTCCTTGGAACCTTTTGCACAGTCCTCTCAcaattccgaatcctatccctTTATTGGATCCGGTGACTATGGCTACTTTGGTAGCCATCACGACTGATACCTATGATGGTGCGtgcgaaaataaaaatacttgatTTCCTAGTGACATAATTTAAAGATAAGTTTATCACCAAATGTCATGATTATGTATTGTTTTCCTCAGTTTGATTGTTATCTAGTCTCTTAACTGATATGCTTTTGTTTGACTTTagcgataaataaaaatagtattttatgagGCATTGTGAGATTTTCTAGTTAGTTTTATTGAGCTATAAAATCAAATATAAATTGTAAGTTCTTCTAATAGAGCACCCATGTCTAGAAAATTGAGTAGGTACACCGTAATATTTAAAGTGCTACGTATTTTAAACTGAACTCTATTATCAAGGCAATAAAGATGACAGGACCTACTTTTGTAATTCATAGAGTTATATTGACACTATATGACAATACTTACAATAGTACTTAGAAAATCATTTGCACGTGTCCGTAAAAACAACACCACTGAAATAGtagtattttgaaaaaaaaaaaaaaaaaaaaaaaaaaaaaaaaactatttttaaatgtcCTAAATTGCATTCTCCTTTTTGGTCAGACCCGTACTTTTGAATAAgaacaaatataaatacaattagtcactttattacaaatatttttataactaaGGCACTAAGGTCATAAACTTCCAGATTTCAAacattcataataattataaaactaaGCGTACGTAAGTACATTAAAACCTTAAAGCTTATATTTATTAATGGACGAATTTTAAACTTAAATTACATTTCTAAAGTAAATATACTCGAGATCATAGCGACCACTAcacaattttaaaaaaaattggacGTAACGTCAATGTGGTAAAGACCGACATATACAATTGATTACTGGGAAGACTGGTATAAGTACAGACATacgcatatttattattaaaatatttgatatattgttgaCTCTAGAGTAGACAACGTATGTAATTGATGCATGTTTTTGTACCGTTTAAACGAGGCCAAACTTAGAGTAAGTGTACAGTACAGACAAGCACTTTACAGTCACAAAGAATTGGACGGTCTTTGCCACATTGACTTAGTTATGTCACCAGCTACCAGTTTATAAATTTGTTAAAAACTTTcgacaaataaatttaaaacattCTCGAATTAAGGAACAAATAcctctaataaaattattttttacaaacattaccaattttaaatacaccaacaaatatgtttttatttgataaaaatTAACATTGAACAATGTTACTATACAGGctttataaacatttattttgttatattttctttgtaaaaatcataaatttcataaaacaattcgtcactactttgaaaaaatctcgtatatcacgctgctcctcaaagttaaaacgcagtaagtttatatgcattccatacatacttactacaattttctatTCTTTGACAGActaagatacaagtttttaagtagtgacgaattcttgatatacatattgcaaTGTCCACCATTAGAaatcacacttttttttttttttttttttttttttttttttttatctgtattttATTGGGCAAAGTCTCCCCTTAACCTCCATGAGTTATTCTTCCGGCCAAAAGGTGTCTATCATCCTCCACTACTTTAGCCGCGTTTTTTGTGGCATCCACTTGTGGCTTATCTGTGAGGATGCATGCGGCAACGTATccatataaaaaatacttttccgGATACGATCGGTCCTCTTCACACCTAGAATACTACGCTCATAAAACCTTCAATTAGAAATTAGTATTTTATTACAGCTTAATATTGCACGATTTTATGTCTTATACAATAtccatataaaaatacattttataagtTTAGGCTAATACACGATTACCTCGGCAAATTTGCTGTCGTTggaattacctaaaattaaaaaaaaaagtattagcGGCAAcctttggtaaataaatattttttatttgctttgacattttattaatagcAAGAAAATtgaatagtattttattttagccATAGACGAGGTTCTCAGCACCGGggtcttgttcttttttatgTGTATACTCAAGATAATTCAAATAATAATTCTTCTTTCAATTCACAAATCTTAGgaacacagaactaaatcaagatagaaggaaaaagtgtatctacttcgcgtgcgaaaaagttaaatagcgagcaacgttgttcgccgcgcaagtcagtctgctcccgaccgctgcccgcgagtgacatacagtgaaaaatacaaaatgggtcggtattcgataattaactgttcaaataccaccaataaaagcaagggtgttaaacaaagtgtttcctatcatcggtaagtactatttgtcctaaaatattttttattaaattaaaaacacgattttcctatttttatcatcaaaacattagctgacgtacggccgtcaaactagttttccattgcggctttaatttgacgagtccgacttggtgtgcgtttaaaacaagcgatataaaaataggctattcaaactgtcgagacaaagtgaaggtaaatttggttattttgtccgtcgaactcacgtcgaacttaagaatagtggtgcaccacggaactatatcgtcatgtatgctgcgatttccttattcgatttaaatcgattttgcgaagcagtggaaattataattatgtttttatattgttatgaaactatacatttataaagtacgagtgaaaagtaaatttaactttaaaataggttacagttacggtattaacgttgaatttgtggtcggcagaaaaacaaatacaaacataatacgctctatatttattatgaataaaaataactctaaaaatgtgttaatggttaattatatgtatatattactaaaagttgtaacaattgaacgcaacctccacaatcgatcgtttacgcggcgacaacgttcccatcactaaagttcGTGACGTCATAAcattacacgctcggtttcgcggttaatcgccgagcattttccttctatcttgatttagttctgtgcttAGGAAGAAGTTTAGTGTTCGAAACATGGCCGCATGCGAAAAGATTGAAATGGTAAAATAGAAAGCTGCGGTAGTTCTTCGTTATACGGAACATTTTTCATCTTAACCCTAAGAAAACCCTTCAATTTTATCCATGTTACCTCGTATAGTTGTCTCGAAGTAAAGTTCTAACTTACCTCAGCGTTCGGCGTTGAGTAAGTACGGAACGACGTCGTCAATGCTGACATCGCCAACGAATCCTGAAAAgaacaaaatatacattatttttCGGGTTCTGTTTAAGGAACCATTACAGTTACATGGTCGTCTCTACAAATCAATCTGTTGAGAATTTCGACCTGTGAACATTTAGACAAATGGAATTGGATATATGAGAGTAATGAGAGAAAGCAACTTTGCTCAATCGGCTATGATAAACAGTCATATAATTTGTCATTAGAAAAAGGTGGCTATATAAAAATGTAAGCCGAGCCGTTCAATCCCCATAGATCTCTAAAGAATTTGGCGATAAATTCTATTGACAAATCAGAAGTGTTTGAGTACACGTACCACAGATTTAAGAAAAAGGGGAGATAGGTCATGCAGGGCGATTTGTATATagtacgcctgtcgcaaggtctgcgcaacccacacaaagcaccagtaattgtaaagataatgcacgcacacacctaatccacacacacacaacagctggacgctcctattgcgcaatacacgcgcatcatttcaatgtttgtgtacacgcgaacgataagcgagcgcgatcgcgcacgcacacaacgataaataacgggaacgcctcgcctcgtttccgagaaaaatgtctcactgagtgaatcgttttgtacaccgttcattgcggcgcaaacactacactgtttacCTAACCTTACGCTTGCTTGTAttacatggtacaactcggagtattacgttgatttcgtattttatttgaaataaaaggaaataatagtacattacatcagaggccgggaaaatgaggatttccggcaaagggggtatatacggccgagggCGTGCGACGAGGCCGGAATCCGTTTTCAggcgccgaggcatgtatagtgcttttctcaaacatacaatgaaataaaaaaaaaaatgctctaaaggacaatattttataaaaaaaagttacttaaaaaataatatgaaattcctttacagtcctctcgagttgttgcgcccaaaaagcgatacttcccagcccattttaaggaacgtaaagacaataatatttcattgcatgtttgagaaaatagtATTTACCTGTGAAATGTGATCCCATGGGCTTGGAAATTATACAACTCACTGCGAtctttacaaataattattgcaCAACTCGGCATTTTGGACAAAAACTGATATTTAtcggtgaacagcgcgcgtgtacactcgatgacagcggacggcgaactggcggcggtgtaggcccaatgggcctacatctgcgaccaggccgcCGCGTTGTCCTCTCTATAGTATTTAATGCTCTGAGACACGTACCAACAAAGAACACATCCTCAAGGAAGGGTCCAGTGAAAGCTCGCAGCACTGGCAGTTGCAGCAATAATGTTGCGCAGCGCTCTTCGTCCGGAGCGCAGAGTGTACGAAGTGAGCGAAGAACGGAAGATTGGAGTTCACGAAGCTTCTTGGTTAGGAAGTCTGGGGCGCCATCTGTGgagatatattttaaataaactttCATGTAGCAAAACTACCGTGTGACTTATTAAAcaataaacatgtaaaatcgggtctGCGTCGGGATTCCATCGCGCGCGCTCATTATAAAAGGCTCTTCGTTACGGAGCGACACATGTCGAGcaatcttcgacaattttacgcaCATAACATTACATGTTGATTAAATTGCCAATATTTAATCCCATTTCTTATTGAACTTGATTACCTGGTTCAAACAGCtctcatacaatacaatacaattacaATCCTCAAAATTCTTACCTGGAGAAAATAGACAAAGCGCTCGGAGGTGTGCATGCTCTCTGTCGCTCACTCGCAGTTGTTCCATATTGCCGATGTACTGCTGCAAGCGAGTCAACATGTTGCTAACTTCGGATACTCGCTCGTCCGAATAATCCGCCGTGGTTATCTGTAACGAAATGATGCATTTTATATTCGAGAGAATAGTCTATTGAAGAAATCACGGTAGGAACAGCAGATTGTGTCACGAGGGAGCAAAATGCCATATTTATGGCGCGAACGTACGTACATTGAGTCCTGGAAGAAGCAAAAGActaaaaatagaatcctgagcaaAGTGAGGAAATCAAGCGCAAACGTTCAAGG encodes:
- the LOC125237480 gene encoding (-)-isopiperitenone reductase-like isoform X2 is translated as MNNIKVNAVHPGFVATDMTAHAGPLTIDEGSQPALYLALDAPDSLRGEYVWSDKTVVDWEASEMPKHVKLSTA
- the LOC125237480 gene encoding carbonyl reductase [NADPH] 3-like isoform X1, encoding MATKVAIVTGSNKGIGFGIVRGLCKRFQGNVYLTSRNEQRGKAAVRKLKEEGLRPNYHKLDVTKKESLELFRDYLQKKYGGIDVLINNAAIAFRKDSAMPAIVQAERTLFVNYFSLLSTCEMLFPILKNGARVINVSSNLGHLSQIPSSTIRNKLKDPNLTVEELSELMTQYVDATRQGAQLLKWGKSSYAVSKVGVVALSRIQQRMLNDRDIKVNAVHPGFVATDMTAHAGPLTIDEGSQPALYLALDAPDSLRGEYVWSDKTVVDWEASEMPKHVKLSTA